The DNA sequence CGCGAGGTAGTGCGGCTCCTTCCCGTTAAGCCGGCGCGAGGGGGCGACGCGAATCCCCACCGGCCGCAAGACCGCGGCTGCGGTCTCCGCGAGCGTCGCATGCGAATGCTCGTTTCCAGTCGGTCCGAGCACGCGGAAGACCCCGGCCCACGCGTCGTGCTCGATCCGATAGACGAGGAATTGCGTCGCCTCGAGCCGGTCGAACCAGCGCGAGCGGTCGCGCCAGATCTCGATCTCGTAGACGACTGTGGCCGGGACGCCGCGCTCCAGCGTCTCGGCCACGCCCGGCGGAAACCCGCCTGGAATCTCGAGGTCGATCTCGATCCACCCTTCGGCGGACCGGATGTTGTTGAACCAGACCGTCCCCTTCGCGCCGCCGGCCGGCGCGGCGAAGAGGGCGAGGAGAAGCGCGGCGGCGAAAGGGGCGGATGACAACAGCGCTTTCTCCCGCGTGGATTCGTCAGAACATTCGGTTTAAGCGTAAAGAGACGACGATGTCCTCGTCGGCCCCCCGGTCGATGCGCCGGGCAAAGTCGACCCGAACGTCCCCCCGCTCGTTCTGCAGCCCGATCCCCATGTCCGATTCCAGATCGAACGTCTCGCGCTCTCCCGAACGCCACGCGTCCCCGAGGTCCGCGAAGAAGACGGTCTGGAGACTGCTCCACACCGAGGCGCGGTACTCGATGTTCGCGAGGAAGAGGCGCTCGCCGACGAGCTCCTTGAAGCGATGCGCGCGGAGCGTGCCGATCCCGC is a window from the Candidatus Eisenbacteria bacterium genome containing:
- a CDS encoding DUF4390 domain-containing protein, coding for MSSAPFAAALLLALFAAPAGGAKGTVWFNNIRSAEGWIEIDLEIPGGFPPGVAETLERGVPATVVYEIEIWRDRSRWFDRLEATQFLVYRIEHDAWAGVFRVLGPTGNEHSHATLAETAAAVLRPVGIRVAPSRRLNGKEPHYLAVRAAVRPLALEQVRAIEDWLEGKIPGETNPDGPDEGILRLPERLFGFIASLAGFGEQTLEARSINFRPEGLE